TTTTCTTCCATTGCTTCCACAAGTACATTCGAATTCTACGCCTAATCCATTCGTTAAGGGCAGTGATTCTATTCTTCATATCTGCGATGGAGAAATAGCCTAACCAGCCTGTGGTGAATACTTTAAGAACTTTAAGTATCTTTTGAATCGATCTACCACGTTTACGACTTGTTATCTGACGTACCCTGTCCTTGAACCGTTTTACGGACTTCTGGTGCGGTCGGATTCCAACCTTCCCTCTAACTTTGTAGAGAGAGAAGCCAAGAAACTTAAGTTTTAGTGGGCTCTCAGTTTTGCTCTTTTCTCGGTTTACCTTAAGTTTTAATCTATCCTCAAGGTACTTTGTACAGCTGGTCATTACTCTTTCAGCGGCTCTCTTAC
The sequence above is a segment of the Natranaerobius trueperi genome. Coding sequences within it:
- a CDS encoding reverse transcriptase domain-containing protein → MSNGLLSPSTKGTPQGGNLSPLLSNIYLNSFDRLLENRGHKFVRYADDCVIYVKSKRAAERVMTSCTKYLEDRLKLKVNREKSKTESPLKLKFLGFSLYKVRGKVGIRPHQKSVKRFKDRVRQITSRKRGRSIQKILKVLKVFTTGWLGYFSIADMKNRITALNEWIRRRIRMYLWKQWKK